One Equus asinus isolate D_3611 breed Donkey chromosome 26, EquAss-T2T_v2, whole genome shotgun sequence genomic window carries:
- the LOC106838233 gene encoding zinc finger protein 16-like isoform X2, with product MNGEGPVPSASSQPELTNNSPASLSPQHPEPQGQVRGRPHAMKVGDGDVSPGDPPDCQGLDPSQLRTHSEEPEVPEEEAPGGDEAAAPALLRLIDERGAYSTARLVPDGAPGSLRGGAESPERGARPRPFGCAACGKAFKRAWELLSHEVVHTAARPFRCGLCAAAFKRHSDCKSHRLVHSDERPHRCDACGKRFKRASNLQEHRRIHTGQRPFPCPSCPKRFKTPYELHRHEPRHAPSRPFACPDCGKAFAAGPALLLHRRRRCEDKPHACRVCGKRFTYGHSLRVHERVHTGDRPFVCPLCAKAFKQSNALASHRRVHSGERPYRCATCGKAFKQSSYLAVHQRTHTGERPYACNACGKAFSRPSLLLQHRRVHSPVRPYACRFCPKLFKDLAYHAIHEKVHTGDTPCKCSVCSKGFAHPSSLLQHQSGHRDG from the exons ATGAATGGGGAGGGTCCGG tcCCCTCTGCCTCCTCGCAGCCGGAGCTGACCAACAACAGCCCCGCCTCACTGTCACCTCAGCATCCAGAGCCCCAGGGCCAAGTCAGGGGCAGACCCCACGCCATGAAGGTGGGAGATGGAGACGTGAGTCCTGGAGACCCCCCAGACTGTCAGGGGTTGGATCCATCTCAACTGAGGACACACTCTGAGGAGCCCGAGGTCCCGGAAGAAGAG gcGCCCGGGGGAGACGAGGCGGCGGCCCCGGCCCTGCTGCGGCTCATCGACGAGCGCGGGGCGTACTCGACCGCGCGCCTCGTGCCCGACGGGGCGCCAGGCTCCCTCCGCGGCGGCGCCGAGAGCCCGGAGAGGGGGGCGCGGCCCAGGCCGTTCGGCTGCGCGGCCTGCGGGAAGGCCTTCAAGCGCGCGTGGGAGCTGCTGAGCCACGAGGTGGTGCACACGGCGGCCCGGCCCTTCCGCTGCGGCCTGTGCGCGGCCGCCTTCAAGCGCCACTCGGACTGCAAGAGCCACCGGCTGGTGCACAGCGACGAGCGGCCGCACCGCTGCGACGCCTGCGGCAAGCGCTTCAAGCGCGCCAGCAACCTGCAG GAGCACCGGCGCATCCACACGGGCCAGCGCCCCTTTCCCTGCCCGTCTTGCCCGAAGCGCTTCAAGACCCCCTACGAGCTGCACCGCCATGAGCCGCGGCACGCCCCTTCACGGCCGTTCGCCTGTCCCGACTGCGGCAAGGCCTTTGCAGCGGGGCCTGCCCTGCTTCTGCACCGGCGGCGACGCTGCGAGGACAAGCCCCACGCGTGCCGGGTGTGCGGCAAGCGCTTCACGTACGGGCACAGCCTGCGGGTGCACGAGCGCGTGCACACGGGCGACCGGCCCTTCGTCTGCCCGCTGTGTGCCAAGGCCTTCAAGCAGTCCAACGCGCTGGCCTCTCACCGCCGCGTGCATTCGGGCGAGCGGCCCTACCGGTGCGCCACCTGTGGCAAGGCTTTCAAGCAATCGTCCTACTTGGCCGTTCACCAGCGCACGCACACGGGCGAGCGGCCCTACGCGTGCAACGCCTGTGGCAAGGCCTTCTCCAGGCCGTCGCTGCTCCTGCAGCACCGCCGTGTGCACAGCCCTGTGCGCCCTTATGCCTGCCGTTTCTGCCCCAAGCTCTTCAAGGACCTGGCCTACCATGCCATCCACGAGAAGGTGCACACGGGAGACACGCCCTGTAAATGCAGCGTCTGCAGCAAGGGCTTTGCGCACCCTAGCAGCCTGCTACAGCATCAGAGTGGGCATCGGGATGGCTGA
- the LOC106838233 gene encoding zinc finger protein 16-like isoform X1 codes for MSGFDWSGETGVPSASSQPELTNNSPASLSPQHPEPQGQVRGRPHAMKVGDGDVSPGDPPDCQGLDPSQLRTHSEEPEVPEEEAPGGDEAAAPALLRLIDERGAYSTARLVPDGAPGSLRGGAESPERGARPRPFGCAACGKAFKRAWELLSHEVVHTAARPFRCGLCAAAFKRHSDCKSHRLVHSDERPHRCDACGKRFKRASNLQEHRRIHTGQRPFPCPSCPKRFKTPYELHRHEPRHAPSRPFACPDCGKAFAAGPALLLHRRRRCEDKPHACRVCGKRFTYGHSLRVHERVHTGDRPFVCPLCAKAFKQSNALASHRRVHSGERPYRCATCGKAFKQSSYLAVHQRTHTGERPYACNACGKAFSRPSLLLQHRRVHSPVRPYACRFCPKLFKDLAYHAIHEKVHTGDTPCKCSVCSKGFAHPSSLLQHQSGHRDG; via the exons ATGTCGGGGTTCGACTGGAGTGGGGAGACTGGAG tcCCCTCTGCCTCCTCGCAGCCGGAGCTGACCAACAACAGCCCCGCCTCACTGTCACCTCAGCATCCAGAGCCCCAGGGCCAAGTCAGGGGCAGACCCCACGCCATGAAGGTGGGAGATGGAGACGTGAGTCCTGGAGACCCCCCAGACTGTCAGGGGTTGGATCCATCTCAACTGAGGACACACTCTGAGGAGCCCGAGGTCCCGGAAGAAGAG gcGCCCGGGGGAGACGAGGCGGCGGCCCCGGCCCTGCTGCGGCTCATCGACGAGCGCGGGGCGTACTCGACCGCGCGCCTCGTGCCCGACGGGGCGCCAGGCTCCCTCCGCGGCGGCGCCGAGAGCCCGGAGAGGGGGGCGCGGCCCAGGCCGTTCGGCTGCGCGGCCTGCGGGAAGGCCTTCAAGCGCGCGTGGGAGCTGCTGAGCCACGAGGTGGTGCACACGGCGGCCCGGCCCTTCCGCTGCGGCCTGTGCGCGGCCGCCTTCAAGCGCCACTCGGACTGCAAGAGCCACCGGCTGGTGCACAGCGACGAGCGGCCGCACCGCTGCGACGCCTGCGGCAAGCGCTTCAAGCGCGCCAGCAACCTGCAG GAGCACCGGCGCATCCACACGGGCCAGCGCCCCTTTCCCTGCCCGTCTTGCCCGAAGCGCTTCAAGACCCCCTACGAGCTGCACCGCCATGAGCCGCGGCACGCCCCTTCACGGCCGTTCGCCTGTCCCGACTGCGGCAAGGCCTTTGCAGCGGGGCCTGCCCTGCTTCTGCACCGGCGGCGACGCTGCGAGGACAAGCCCCACGCGTGCCGGGTGTGCGGCAAGCGCTTCACGTACGGGCACAGCCTGCGGGTGCACGAGCGCGTGCACACGGGCGACCGGCCCTTCGTCTGCCCGCTGTGTGCCAAGGCCTTCAAGCAGTCCAACGCGCTGGCCTCTCACCGCCGCGTGCATTCGGGCGAGCGGCCCTACCGGTGCGCCACCTGTGGCAAGGCTTTCAAGCAATCGTCCTACTTGGCCGTTCACCAGCGCACGCACACGGGCGAGCGGCCCTACGCGTGCAACGCCTGTGGCAAGGCCTTCTCCAGGCCGTCGCTGCTCCTGCAGCACCGCCGTGTGCACAGCCCTGTGCGCCCTTATGCCTGCCGTTTCTGCCCCAAGCTCTTCAAGGACCTGGCCTACCATGCCATCCACGAGAAGGTGCACACGGGAGACACGCCCTGTAAATGCAGCGTCTGCAGCAAGGGCTTTGCGCACCCTAGCAGCCTGCTACAGCATCAGAGTGGGCATCGGGATGGCTGA
- the LOC106838233 gene encoding zinc finger protein 16-like isoform X3: MKVGDGDVSPGDPPDCQGLDPSQLRTHSEEPEVPEEEAPGGDEAAAPALLRLIDERGAYSTARLVPDGAPGSLRGGAESPERGARPRPFGCAACGKAFKRAWELLSHEVVHTAARPFRCGLCAAAFKRHSDCKSHRLVHSDERPHRCDACGKRFKRASNLQEHRRIHTGQRPFPCPSCPKRFKTPYELHRHEPRHAPSRPFACPDCGKAFAAGPALLLHRRRRCEDKPHACRVCGKRFTYGHSLRVHERVHTGDRPFVCPLCAKAFKQSNALASHRRVHSGERPYRCATCGKAFKQSSYLAVHQRTHTGERPYACNACGKAFSRPSLLLQHRRVHSPVRPYACRFCPKLFKDLAYHAIHEKVHTGDTPCKCSVCSKGFAHPSSLLQHQSGHRDG; the protein is encoded by the exons ATGAAGGTGGGAGATGGAGACGTGAGTCCTGGAGACCCCCCAGACTGTCAGGGGTTGGATCCATCTCAACTGAGGACACACTCTGAGGAGCCCGAGGTCCCGGAAGAAGAG gcGCCCGGGGGAGACGAGGCGGCGGCCCCGGCCCTGCTGCGGCTCATCGACGAGCGCGGGGCGTACTCGACCGCGCGCCTCGTGCCCGACGGGGCGCCAGGCTCCCTCCGCGGCGGCGCCGAGAGCCCGGAGAGGGGGGCGCGGCCCAGGCCGTTCGGCTGCGCGGCCTGCGGGAAGGCCTTCAAGCGCGCGTGGGAGCTGCTGAGCCACGAGGTGGTGCACACGGCGGCCCGGCCCTTCCGCTGCGGCCTGTGCGCGGCCGCCTTCAAGCGCCACTCGGACTGCAAGAGCCACCGGCTGGTGCACAGCGACGAGCGGCCGCACCGCTGCGACGCCTGCGGCAAGCGCTTCAAGCGCGCCAGCAACCTGCAG GAGCACCGGCGCATCCACACGGGCCAGCGCCCCTTTCCCTGCCCGTCTTGCCCGAAGCGCTTCAAGACCCCCTACGAGCTGCACCGCCATGAGCCGCGGCACGCCCCTTCACGGCCGTTCGCCTGTCCCGACTGCGGCAAGGCCTTTGCAGCGGGGCCTGCCCTGCTTCTGCACCGGCGGCGACGCTGCGAGGACAAGCCCCACGCGTGCCGGGTGTGCGGCAAGCGCTTCACGTACGGGCACAGCCTGCGGGTGCACGAGCGCGTGCACACGGGCGACCGGCCCTTCGTCTGCCCGCTGTGTGCCAAGGCCTTCAAGCAGTCCAACGCGCTGGCCTCTCACCGCCGCGTGCATTCGGGCGAGCGGCCCTACCGGTGCGCCACCTGTGGCAAGGCTTTCAAGCAATCGTCCTACTTGGCCGTTCACCAGCGCACGCACACGGGCGAGCGGCCCTACGCGTGCAACGCCTGTGGCAAGGCCTTCTCCAGGCCGTCGCTGCTCCTGCAGCACCGCCGTGTGCACAGCCCTGTGCGCCCTTATGCCTGCCGTTTCTGCCCCAAGCTCTTCAAGGACCTGGCCTACCATGCCATCCACGAGAAGGTGCACACGGGAGACACGCCCTGTAAATGCAGCGTCTGCAGCAAGGGCTTTGCGCACCCTAGCAGCCTGCTACAGCATCAGAGTGGGCATCGGGATGGCTGA